In Haloplanus rubicundus, one DNA window encodes the following:
- a CDS encoding FmdB family zinc ribbon protein encodes MSLMDKVKELLAPDEEETVLYDYECQDCEKTITSSDEPETATCKNCGSSNLEQVGKMYAGGGGGGGAG; translated from the coding sequence ATGAGCCTCATGGACAAGGTGAAGGAACTACTGGCCCCGGACGAGGAGGAGACGGTCCTGTACGACTACGAGTGCCAGGACTGTGAGAAAACGATCACGTCCAGCGACGAGCCCGAAACCGCCACGTGCAAGAACTGTGGCTCGTCGAACCTGGAGCAAGTCGGGAAGATGTACGCCGGCGGCGGCGGTGGCGGCGGCGCCGGGTGA
- a CDS encoding M14 family metallopeptidase: MQVHTVGEGTPEVAVVGAVHGDEPCGARAIERFLASDPEVDRPAKLIIANERALERGVRYVETDLNRALPGDPESDLYEERLAHDLATAVEGCLSLGIHSTVSYDEAFANVAYLNDRKREIAAHLPVTGIVDFTAVSDGRSVELPGFVDIEAGYQGSDAAVDNAYDCIVAFLQTTGVLPGDPPAQDPGFYEVTEAIYKEPTRTYRVRARNFERVAPGETFATVDGDPLVADDEFWPVLMSAEGHDKLLGYRSTYHGPFSTVPGAQADATDD, encoded by the coding sequence ATGCAGGTCCACACGGTCGGTGAGGGGACCCCCGAGGTGGCAGTCGTCGGCGCGGTCCACGGGGACGAACCCTGTGGCGCCCGCGCCATCGAGCGCTTCCTCGCGTCCGACCCCGAGGTCGACCGCCCGGCGAAGTTGATCATCGCGAACGAACGCGCGCTGGAGCGGGGGGTCCGCTACGTCGAGACGGATCTGAACCGCGCGCTCCCCGGCGACCCCGAGAGCGACCTGTACGAGGAACGCCTCGCCCACGACCTGGCGACGGCGGTCGAGGGCTGTCTCTCGCTCGGCATCCACTCGACCGTCTCCTACGACGAAGCCTTCGCCAACGTCGCCTACCTGAACGACCGCAAACGCGAGATTGCGGCCCACCTCCCCGTCACCGGCATCGTCGACTTCACCGCCGTCTCCGACGGTCGCTCCGTCGAACTCCCCGGATTCGTCGACATCGAGGCCGGCTACCAAGGCTCGGACGCGGCCGTCGACAACGCCTACGACTGCATCGTCGCCTTCCTCCAGACCACGGGCGTCCTCCCCGGCGACCCGCCGGCCCAGGACCCCGGTTTCTACGAGGTGACCGAGGCCATCTACAAGGAACCCACCCGAACCTACCGCGTCCGCGCCCGGAACTTCGAACGCGTCGCGCCGGGGGAGACGTTCGCCACCGTCGACGGCGACCCCCTCGTCGCCGACGACGAGTTCTGGCCCGTCCTCATGTCCGCCGAGGGCCACGACAAACTGCTCGGCTACCGCTCTACCTACCACGGCCCGTTCTCGACGGTTCCGGGGGCCCAGGCCGACGCGACGGACGACTAG
- a CDS encoding RNA 2'-phosphotransferase, producing MTDPVRRCPDHDLVAGACPDCGTVGDEVLSAARRTRLSKFLSGALRHFPGDAGLSLDDRGWVAWADLVAAATERYPWADEAAVEAVVVTDPKGRFERSDGRVRAAYGHSVAVDIEPTDAPVPDRLYHGTAPGNVAAIEHEGLRPMGRQQVHLSASVDEARAVGRRHAADPVVFLIDAASLLDEYRITKRGRETYTIDRVPPAYLTRR from the coding sequence GTGACCGACCCCGTTCGTCGCTGTCCGGACCACGACCTCGTCGCCGGCGCGTGTCCCGACTGCGGGACCGTCGGCGACGAAGTGCTGTCGGCCGCGCGCCGCACGCGCCTCTCCAAATTCCTCAGCGGCGCGCTCCGACACTTCCCCGGGGACGCCGGCCTCTCGCTCGACGACCGGGGCTGGGTGGCGTGGGCCGACCTCGTGGCCGCGGCGACGGAGCGCTACCCGTGGGCCGACGAGGCGGCCGTCGAAGCCGTCGTCGTGACCGATCCGAAGGGGCGGTTCGAGCGGAGCGACGGCCGCGTCCGCGCCGCCTACGGCCACTCCGTCGCCGTCGATATCGAACCGACCGACGCGCCGGTGCCCGACCGACTCTACCACGGCACCGCGCCCGGGAACGTCGCGGCCATCGAGCACGAGGGACTGCGGCCGATGGGTCGCCAGCAGGTGCATCTGTCGGCGTCGGTCGACGAGGCTCGCGCGGTGGGTCGGCGGCACGCGGCCGATCCGGTCGTCTTCCTGATCGACGCGGCGTCGTTGCTGGACGAGTACCGCATCACGAAGCGCGGGCGCGAGACGTACACGATCGACCGCGTGCCGCCGGCGTATCTGACGCGTCGATAG
- the sucD gene encoding succinate--CoA ligase subunit alpha: MSVLVDEDTRVVVQGITGGEGKFHAGQMIEYGTNVVAGAVPGKGGQEVDGVPVYDTVHEAVRREDADASVVFVPPAFAADALFEALDTSLDLVVAITEGIPTQDVMTVNRRLSETDTHLVGPNCPGVITPGEAKLGILPGNIFSAGNVGLVSRSGTLTYQVVDNLTKRGIGQTTAIGIGGDPIIGTSFIDALELFEADPDTEAVAMCGEIGGEDEEQAAKFIATEMDTPVAGFIAGRTAPPGKRMGHAGAIVSGSGTGTAESKIEALNDAGVPVGDTPEEVADHIEGFL; this comes from the coding sequence ATGAGTGTACTAGTCGACGAAGACACCCGAGTGGTCGTGCAGGGCATCACCGGCGGCGAGGGCAAGTTCCACGCCGGGCAGATGATCGAGTACGGGACGAACGTCGTCGCCGGCGCGGTGCCGGGCAAAGGCGGCCAGGAAGTCGACGGCGTCCCCGTCTACGACACGGTCCACGAGGCGGTTCGCCGCGAGGACGCCGACGCCTCCGTCGTCTTCGTCCCGCCCGCGTTCGCGGCCGACGCCCTGTTCGAGGCGCTCGACACCTCGCTGGACCTCGTGGTCGCCATCACCGAGGGCATCCCGACCCAGGACGTGATGACGGTGAACCGCCGGCTCTCGGAGACCGATACGCACCTCGTGGGACCGAACTGCCCCGGCGTCATCACGCCCGGCGAGGCGAAACTCGGCATCCTGCCGGGCAACATCTTCTCCGCGGGCAACGTGGGGCTGGTCTCCCGGTCGGGCACCCTCACCTACCAGGTGGTCGACAACCTGACCAAGCGCGGTATCGGGCAGACCACCGCCATCGGCATCGGCGGCGACCCGATCATCGGGACCTCCTTCATCGACGCCCTCGAACTCTTCGAGGCCGACCCCGACACCGAGGCGGTCGCCATGTGCGGCGAAATCGGCGGAGAGGACGAGGAACAGGCCGCGAAGTTCATCGCGACCGAGATGGACACGCCGGTCGCGGGCTTCATCGCCGGGCGGACGGCGCCGCCGGGCAAGCGCATGGGCCACGCCGGCGCCATCGTCTCCGGGAGCGGGACGGGCACCGCCGAGAGCAAGATCGAGGCGCTCAACGACGCGGGCGTCCCCGTCGGCGACACGCCCGAGGAGGTTGCCGACCACATCGAGGGCTTCCTTTAG
- the sucC gene encoding ADP-forming succinate--CoA ligase subunit beta has product MRLHEYQAKGLFADAGIPTPDSRLATSVDEVVDAGRDMGYPVAVKAQVHVGGRGKAGGIEIATDEDELREAAESIIGMDLKGYHVDRVLVESAVDFTNELYLGVTLDRGEGEPVVMVSSEGGVDIEEVAAETPEAIAREGVDPAYGLHPFQARKAVYEAGVPGDVARAVSSVLETLYDLWENNDASEAEINPLMVTSEGDVVAADAVMNVDDDALFRHPDLAEMEEESYTDDLERKAGEYGFDYVRLSGNVGIIGNGAGLVMTTLDLVDYYGGEPANFLDIGGGAKAERVANALDMVFSDPNVDSVVFNIFGGITRGDEVARGINDALAQFDEIPKPVVVRLAGTNAEEGMEILNTELVQVERTLEEAVQRAVANAEEGNL; this is encoded by the coding sequence ATGCGACTGCACGAGTATCAGGCGAAGGGGCTCTTCGCCGACGCCGGGATTCCGACACCCGACTCCCGGCTGGCGACGAGCGTCGACGAGGTGGTCGACGCCGGCCGCGACATGGGCTACCCCGTCGCGGTCAAGGCGCAGGTCCACGTCGGCGGGCGCGGCAAGGCCGGTGGCATCGAGATTGCGACCGACGAGGACGAACTCCGCGAGGCCGCCGAGTCGATCATCGGCATGGATCTCAAGGGCTACCACGTGGATCGGGTCCTCGTCGAGTCGGCGGTCGATTTCACGAACGAACTCTACCTCGGCGTGACCCTCGACCGCGGCGAGGGCGAACCCGTCGTCATGGTCTCCTCCGAGGGCGGCGTCGACATCGAGGAAGTCGCCGCCGAGACGCCGGAGGCTATCGCCCGCGAGGGCGTCGACCCGGCGTACGGCCTCCACCCGTTCCAGGCGCGGAAGGCGGTGTACGAGGCGGGCGTCCCCGGCGACGTGGCCCGCGCGGTGTCGAGCGTTCTGGAGACGCTGTACGACCTCTGGGAGAACAACGACGCCAGCGAGGCGGAGATCAACCCGCTGATGGTCACGAGCGAGGGTGACGTGGTCGCCGCCGACGCCGTGATGAACGTCGACGACGACGCGCTCTTCCGGCACCCGGACCTCGCCGAGATGGAAGAGGAGTCCTACACCGACGACTTGGAGCGCAAGGCCGGCGAGTACGGCTTCGACTACGTCCGCCTGTCGGGCAACGTCGGCATCATCGGCAACGGCGCCGGACTGGTGATGACGACGCTCGACCTGGTGGACTACTACGGTGGCGAACCGGCGAACTTCCTCGACATCGGTGGTGGTGCCAAGGCCGAACGCGTCGCCAACGCGCTCGACATGGTGTTCTCCGACCCCAACGTCGACTCGGTCGTGTTCAACATCTTCGGGGGCATCACCCGCGGCGACGAGGTGGCCCGCGGCATCAACGACGCCCTCGCACAGTTCGACGAGATTCCCAAGCCCGTGGTCGTCCGCCTCGCCGGCACCAACGCCGAGGAGGGCATGGAGATTCTGAACACGGAACTCGTTCAGGTCGAACGGACGCTCGAAGAAGCGGTGCAACGTGCGGTCGCGAACGCCGAGGAGGGCAATCTATGA
- a CDS encoding QcrA and Rieske domain-containing protein: protein MTDGDCEDCPCDGSAVRPSIYTDRRARMAVQRRDVAKLLATVGGLTAVGSLTAPLAGLTQVFERGYSGPVYSDGVHLVDGDGERIGEDRLAEGDQLTVFPEPRPGIEDAPTLLVRYPESAYGGGTNMAFTVSGYAAYSKVCTHAGCMVSDREGDTLVCPCHFGKFDPRSGASVVGGPPGRPLPQLPITLSSDGFLVATGDFEGAIGPGGGE from the coding sequence GTGACCGACGGCGACTGTGAGGACTGTCCCTGCGACGGCTCGGCGGTCCGGCCGAGCATCTACACCGACCGCCGGGCGCGGATGGCGGTCCAACGGCGTGACGTCGCGAAACTCCTCGCGACGGTCGGCGGCCTGACGGCCGTCGGGAGCCTCACCGCACCCCTCGCCGGCCTGACGCAGGTGTTCGAGCGGGGGTACAGCGGCCCCGTCTACTCCGACGGCGTCCACCTCGTGGACGGCGACGGGGAGCGCATCGGCGAGGACCGACTCGCGGAGGGCGATCAGCTCACCGTCTTCCCCGAACCCCGCCCGGGCATCGAGGACGCGCCGACGCTGCTCGTGCGCTACCCCGAGAGCGCGTACGGCGGCGGGACGAACATGGCCTTCACCGTGAGCGGCTACGCGGCCTACTCGAAGGTGTGTACGCACGCGGGCTGTATGGTCTCGGACCGCGAGGGCGACACCCTCGTCTGTCCCTGTCACTTCGGGAAGTTCGACCCGCGCTCGGGCGCATCCGTCGTCGGCGGACCGCCGGGGCGACCCCTCCCCCAGCTCCCGATCACCCTCAGCAGCGACGGCTTCCTCGTCGCGACGGGTGACTTCGAGGGCGCCATCGGTCCGGGAGGTGGAGAATGA
- a CDS encoding cytochrome b: MSRGKRLYDWFDSRLGVEEGQEFLGKAFPAEDSFLLGEVALFCFLFLVLSGVFLGFFYEPSTSDVEYDGSVAEYQGEEMPEAFVSVLHITYTVPFGMFIRRLHHWAAHLFVASIGLHMLRVFFTGAYRNPREPNWVVGTGLAVLAMGAAYTGYALPFDEFAATATSIGYNLTVSVPLIGDFLGAIVFGGQFPTSATIPRLYFLHVLVIPAAIAVGLAVHMAILIRQKHTEAPRDGDVRAGGRTVDEDDDSVIVGLPAVPNQTAVSAVVFFLTAATLSALAGFLPVHNVAEYGPNDPAATPELIMPDWFLMWVYGFLKLLPTWLSFSVGPVHVSTEFIGGIVLPGLVFAAVVAWPFVDRTEEIHFTADPLDRPLPTAVGVAAVAFIMIASIAGMNNILASQVLGTTTNVVNPILTAALLGVPPLFGAVTYLLLRGDASGPESGRESSPTAADAGGGGDD, from the coding sequence ATGAGCCGCGGCAAGCGCCTCTACGACTGGTTCGACAGCCGCCTCGGCGTCGAGGAGGGCCAGGAGTTCCTCGGCAAGGCGTTCCCCGCCGAGGACTCCTTCCTCCTCGGCGAGGTGGCGCTGTTCTGCTTTCTGTTCCTCGTCCTCTCGGGGGTCTTCCTGGGCTTTTTTTACGAGCCCTCAACCTCCGACGTGGAGTACGACGGCAGCGTCGCGGAGTACCAGGGTGAGGAGATGCCCGAGGCGTTCGTCTCCGTCCTCCACATCACCTACACCGTCCCCTTCGGGATGTTCATCCGGCGGCTCCACCACTGGGCGGCCCACCTCTTCGTCGCCTCCATCGGCTTGCACATGTTACGGGTGTTTTTCACGGGGGCGTACCGCAACCCCCGCGAGCCGAACTGGGTGGTCGGCACCGGGCTGGCCGTGCTGGCGATGGGCGCCGCCTACACCGGCTACGCCCTCCCCTTCGACGAGTTCGCGGCTACCGCGACGAGCATCGGCTACAACCTCACCGTCTCGGTGCCGCTGATCGGCGATTTCCTCGGGGCCATCGTCTTCGGCGGGCAGTTCCCCACGAGCGCGACCATCCCGCGGCTCTACTTCCTGCACGTCCTCGTCATCCCCGCGGCCATCGCGGTGGGGCTGGCGGTCCACATGGCCATCCTGATCCGGCAGAAACACACCGAGGCGCCGCGCGACGGCGACGTGCGCGCGGGCGGCCGGACGGTCGACGAGGACGACGACAGCGTGATCGTCGGCCTCCCGGCCGTTCCGAACCAGACCGCGGTGAGCGCCGTCGTCTTCTTCCTCACCGCCGCCACGCTGTCGGCGCTCGCCGGCTTCCTCCCCGTCCACAACGTCGCGGAGTACGGCCCGAACGACCCCGCCGCGACGCCCGAACTCATCATGCCCGACTGGTTCCTGATGTGGGTGTACGGCTTCCTGAAGCTCCTGCCGACCTGGCTCTCCTTCTCGGTCGGCCCGGTCCACGTCAGCACGGAGTTCATCGGCGGCATCGTCCTCCCCGGACTGGTCTTCGCCGCCGTCGTCGCGTGGCCCTTCGTCGACCGGACCGAGGAGATACACTTCACGGCCGACCCGCTCGACCGCCCCCTCCCGACCGCCGTCGGCGTCGCCGCCGTCGCGTTCATCATGATCGCCTCCATCGCGGGCATGAACAACATCCTGGCGTCGCAGGTGCTCGGGACGACCACGAACGTCGTCAATCCGATCCTGACCGCGGCGCTGCTCGGTGTCCCGCCGCTGTTCGGGGCGGTCACGTACCTCCTGTTGCGCGGGGACGCGTCCGGTCCGGAGTCGGGCCGCGAATCATCCCCGACGGCGGCCGACGCCGGAGGTGGTGGCGATGACTGA
- a CDS encoding nitrate reductase subunit alpha, which yields MSDNTTNGRTDGGIGRRDFVKGLGVASLIGATGLSFADDGMNGLQVVDDPIGDYPYRDWEDLYREEWDWDSVARSTHSVNCTGSCSWNVFVKDGQVWREEQAGDYPTFDESLPDPNPRGCQKGACYTDYVNADQRVLHPLRRTGERGSGQWERISWDEALTEIADHVIDEVQAGRYDAISGFTPIPAMSPVSFASGSRLINLLGGVSHSFYDWYSDLPPGQPITWGTQTDNAESADWHNADYIVAWGSNINVTRIPDAKYFLDAGYEGAKRVGVFTDYSQTAIHTDEWLAPEGGTDTALALGMARTIVDEGLYDEAHLKEQTDMPLLVHEDTGKFLRASEVGLAGDADDPEKVFVMVDADGTLRPAPGSLGERDGQHDPEASIELDFNPQLAVERSVEAEGGAVEVRSVWANLRDELAGYTPEFVHEETTVGEDTYQRVAREFAEADAAKIIHGKGVNDWYHNDLGNRAIQLLVTLTGNLGDPGTGLDHYVGQEKIWTFHGWQVLSFPTGSVRGVPTTLWTYFHAGILDNTDPDTAAKIRESIEKGWMPVYPSEREDGFRPNPSTLFVWRGNYFNQAKGNVAVEEQLWPKLDLVVDVNFRMDSTAMYSDIVLPAASHYEKYDLSETDMHTYVHPFTPAVEPLGEAKTDWAIFRDLAETIQERARERGVDPVEDRKFDRTIDLTTIYDDYVRDWETGEEGGLVDDRAAAEFILDHSEESNPSDRDERITFEDTVDQPQRLLEAGDHWTSDIEDGEAYVPWQRYVHDKEPWPTFTGRQQYYIDHDWFLELDEELPTHKEGPASTGGEYPLSYNTPHGRWSIHSTWRDNTKMLRLQRGEPVVYLNPEDAEARGIEDGDTVEVFNDLANVEVQAKIYPSGEPGTLRQFFAWEKFQYPDRDNFNSLVPMYMKPTQLVQYPEDTGEHLYFFPNYWGPTGVNSDVNVDVRPADGADGESAARRSQSDGGDSE from the coding sequence ATGAGTGACAACACGACGAACGGACGGACGGACGGCGGCATCGGCAGACGCGACTTCGTGAAGGGACTCGGGGTGGCCTCCCTCATCGGGGCGACCGGCCTCTCCTTCGCGGACGACGGCATGAACGGGTTGCAGGTCGTCGACGACCCCATCGGCGACTACCCCTACCGTGACTGGGAGGACCTCTACCGCGAGGAGTGGGACTGGGACTCGGTGGCTAGATCCACTCACAGCGTCAACTGCACCGGGTCGTGTTCGTGGAACGTCTTCGTCAAGGACGGGCAGGTGTGGCGCGAGGAGCAGGCCGGGGACTACCCCACCTTCGACGAGAGCCTCCCGGACCCCAACCCGCGGGGCTGTCAGAAGGGGGCCTGTTACACCGACTACGTCAACGCCGACCAGCGCGTCCTCCACCCGCTCCGCCGCACCGGCGAGCGCGGATCGGGACAGTGGGAGCGCATCAGCTGGGACGAGGCGCTGACCGAAATCGCCGACCACGTCATCGACGAGGTGCAGGCGGGGCGCTACGACGCCATCTCCGGGTTCACTCCCATCCCCGCGATGAGCCCCGTCTCCTTCGCCTCGGGCAGCCGGCTGATCAACCTGCTCGGCGGCGTCTCCCACAGCTTCTACGACTGGTACTCCGACCTGCCCCCCGGCCAACCGATCACGTGGGGGACCCAGACCGACAACGCCGAGTCCGCGGACTGGCACAACGCCGACTACATCGTCGCGTGGGGATCGAACATCAACGTCACGCGCATCCCCGACGCGAAGTACTTCCTCGACGCGGGCTACGAGGGCGCCAAGCGCGTGGGCGTCTTCACCGACTACTCCCAGACGGCCATCCACACCGACGAGTGGCTGGCGCCCGAGGGCGGCACCGACACCGCGCTCGCGCTCGGCATGGCCCGCACCATCGTCGACGAGGGCCTGTACGACGAGGCCCACCTGAAAGAGCAGACGGACATGCCCCTGCTCGTCCACGAGGACACGGGCAAGTTCCTGCGGGCGAGCGAGGTTGGTCTCGCCGGCGACGCCGACGACCCCGAGAAGGTGTTCGTGATGGTCGACGCCGACGGGACCCTGCGTCCGGCGCCCGGGTCGCTCGGCGAACGCGACGGCCAGCACGACCCCGAGGCGAGCATCGAACTCGACTTCAACCCCCAGTTGGCGGTCGAGCGATCGGTCGAGGCCGAGGGCGGGGCCGTCGAGGTGCGCTCCGTCTGGGCGAACCTGCGGGACGAACTCGCGGGGTACACGCCGGAGTTCGTCCACGAGGAGACCACCGTCGGCGAGGATACCTACCAGCGCGTCGCCCGCGAGTTCGCCGAGGCTGACGCCGCGAAGATCATCCACGGCAAGGGCGTCAACGACTGGTACCACAACGACCTGGGGAATCGGGCGATCCAACTGCTCGTGACGCTGACCGGCAACCTCGGCGACCCCGGCACGGGGCTCGATCACTACGTCGGTCAGGAGAAAATCTGGACGTTCCACGGCTGGCAGGTGCTCTCGTTCCCGACCGGGAGCGTCCGCGGCGTCCCCACCACCCTGTGGACCTACTTCCACGCCGGCATCCTCGACAACACGGACCCAGACACCGCGGCGAAGATCAGGGAGTCCATCGAGAAGGGGTGGATGCCCGTCTACCCCAGCGAGCGCGAGGACGGCTTCCGACCGAACCCCTCCACCCTCTTCGTCTGGCGGGGCAACTACTTCAACCAGGCCAAAGGCAACGTCGCCGTCGAGGAACAACTCTGGCCGAAACTCGACCTCGTCGTCGACGTCAACTTCCGGATGGATTCGACGGCGATGTACTCGGATATCGTCCTCCCGGCGGCCAGCCACTACGAGAAGTACGACCTCTCGGAGACGGACATGCACACGTACGTCCACCCGTTCACCCCGGCGGTGGAGCCGCTGGGGGAGGCGAAGACGGACTGGGCCATCTTCCGCGACCTGGCCGAGACGATTCAGGAACGGGCGCGAGAACGCGGCGTCGACCCCGTCGAGGACCGGAAGTTCGACCGTACCATCGACCTCACGACGATATACGACGACTACGTCCGCGACTGGGAGACGGGCGAGGAGGGCGGTCTCGTCGATGACCGCGCGGCCGCGGAGTTCATCCTCGACCACTCCGAGGAGTCGAATCCGAGCGACCGCGACGAGCGGATCACGTTCGAGGACACCGTCGATCAGCCCCAGCGACTCCTCGAGGCCGGCGACCACTGGACCTCCGACATCGAGGACGGCGAGGCGTACGTCCCGTGGCAGCGGTACGTCCACGACAAGGAGCCGTGGCCCACCTTCACCGGCCGCCAGCAGTACTACATCGACCACGACTGGTTCCTCGAACTCGACGAGGAACTCCCGACCCACAAGGAGGGACCGGCGTCGACTGGCGGGGAGTACCCCCTCTCGTACAACACGCCCCACGGTCGGTGGTCGATCCACTCGACGTGGCGGGACAACACCAAGATGCTCCGCCTCCAGCGGGGCGAACCCGTCGTCTACCTCAACCCCGAGGACGCGGAGGCGCGGGGCATCGAGGACGGCGACACGGTCGAGGTGTTCAACGACCTGGCGAACGTCGAGGTGCAGGCCAAAATCTACCCGTCGGGCGAACCGGGGACGCTCCGGCAGTTCTTCGCGTGGGAGAAGTTCCAGTACCCCGACCGGGACAACTTCAACTCCCTCGTCCCGATGTACATGAAGCCGACGCAACTGGTGCAGTACCCCGAAGACACGGGCGAGCACCTCTACTTCTTCCCCAACTACTGGGGACCGACCGGCGTCAACAGCGACGTGAACGTGGACGTGCGGCCCGCGGACGGTGCCGACGGTGAGTCGGCAGCACGTCGGTCGCAGTCCGACGGAGGTGATTCCGAATGA
- the narH gene encoding nitrate reductase subunit beta, whose amino-acid sequence MSTNEETNINVAEGVDHQVAMVMDLNKCIGCQTCTIACKDLWTEGGGTDYMYWNNVETKPGEGYPRGWEESGGGWQGEQGEAHTDRQPGEIPSREDYGRPWEFNHSDIMYEGSDEPLRPREGAEWGPNWDEDQGAGEYPNSYYFYLPRICNHCTHPSCVEACPRQALYKREEDGIVLVDQERCRGYRYCVEGCPYKKVYYNTVSKKSEKCIFCYPRLEGEGPDGETYAPACAEECPPQLRLVGFLDDEDGPIYKLVEEYEVALPLHPEFRTQPNVYYIPPYAPGQHTEDGETVDVDRIPRGYLRDLFGEGVDQALDTIERERQRARQGDDSELMELLQHKNPAKQYRLGVFDDD is encoded by the coding sequence ATGAGCACGAACGAGGAGACGAACATCAACGTGGCAGAGGGGGTCGACCACCAGGTGGCGATGGTGATGGACCTCAACAAGTGTATCGGCTGTCAGACGTGTACCATCGCGTGCAAGGACCTCTGGACGGAGGGCGGCGGCACGGATTACATGTACTGGAACAACGTCGAGACCAAGCCCGGCGAGGGCTACCCCCGCGGCTGGGAGGAGTCGGGCGGCGGGTGGCAAGGGGAGCAAGGCGAGGCCCACACCGACCGCCAGCCCGGCGAGATTCCGTCCCGCGAGGACTACGGCCGCCCCTGGGAGTTCAATCACTCCGACATCATGTACGAGGGGAGTGACGAACCGCTCCGCCCCCGCGAGGGTGCGGAGTGGGGCCCCAACTGGGACGAGGATCAGGGCGCCGGCGAGTACCCCAACAGCTACTACTTCTACCTGCCCCGCATCTGCAACCACTGCACCCACCCCTCCTGCGTGGAGGCGTGCCCGCGACAGGCACTCTACAAGCGCGAAGAGGACGGCATCGTCCTCGTCGACCAGGAGCGGTGTCGGGGCTACCGGTACTGCGTCGAGGGCTGTCCGTACAAGAAGGTGTACTACAACACTGTCTCGAAGAAATCGGAGAAGTGCATCTTCTGTTACCCGCGCCTGGAGGGCGAGGGGCCGGACGGGGAGACGTACGCCCCCGCGTGCGCGGAGGAGTGTCCGCCCCAGTTGCGGCTGGTCGGCTTCCTCGACGACGAGGACGGCCCCATCTACAAGCTGGTCGAGGAGTACGAGGTGGCCCTGCCCCTGCATCCGGAGTTCCGCACCCAGCCGAACGTCTACTACATCCCGCCGTACGCCCCCGGCCAGCACACCGAGGACGGGGAGACGGTGGACGTCGACCGCATCCCGCGGGGCTATCTCCGTGACCTGTTCGGCGAGGGCGTCGACCAGGCGCTCGACACCATCGAACGGGAGCGCCAGCGCGCCCGGCAGGGCGACGACAGCGAGCTGATGGAACTGCTCCAGCACAAGAATCCCGCGAAACAGTACCGACTGGGCGTGTTCGACGATGACTGA
- a CDS encoding ethylbenzene dehydrogenase-related protein, giving the protein MTEDNVRALATALVVGALVLTSTVALASPLVDARPAHEIPVIERTDADLGSPTADGWSSVPASDVALSSAPSSVPNAADTSVERVHVQAVRSDGEFYVRLQWADPSRNVSADGTRPFVDAVAVQFPANTSSRPPIAMGGRDNRVNVWYWSGGVGPQELLAGGAGTTTPFTSTTIDANATYESGTWTVVYSRSVDAEGENRTDLDSADTLDVAFAVWNGGNGERAGRKAVSEWHYFPTGSGTQGPPYQTLLWTVAGVAIVGVVAVTAFGVLRTRSGGGGG; this is encoded by the coding sequence ATGACTGAGGACAACGTGCGTGCGCTGGCGACGGCGCTCGTCGTCGGCGCGCTGGTGCTCACGTCGACGGTGGCGCTCGCGTCGCCGCTCGTCGACGCCCGCCCGGCCCACGAGATACCGGTGATCGAGCGGACGGACGCCGACCTCGGGAGTCCGACCGCCGACGGCTGGTCGTCGGTGCCGGCGTCGGACGTGGCGCTGTCGAGCGCGCCGAGTAGCGTCCCGAACGCCGCCGATACGTCCGTCGAGCGGGTGCACGTCCAGGCCGTCCGGAGCGACGGCGAGTTCTACGTCCGCCTCCAGTGGGCGGATCCGTCGCGGAACGTCTCCGCGGACGGCACGCGGCCGTTCGTCGACGCCGTCGCCGTCCAGTTCCCGGCGAACACGAGTTCCCGGCCGCCAATCGCCATGGGCGGCCGTGACAACCGGGTGAACGTCTGGTACTGGAGCGGCGGGGTCGGCCCACAGGAACTGCTCGCGGGCGGCGCGGGCACGACGACGCCGTTTACTTCCACCACCATCGACGCGAACGCCACCTACGAGAGCGGGACGTGGACGGTCGTCTACTCCCGGTCGGTGGACGCCGAGGGGGAAAACCGGACGGATCTCGACTCGGCCGACACCCTCGACGTGGCCTTCGCGGTGTGGAACGGTGGCAACGGCGAACGCGCGGGGCGGAAGGCGGTTAGCGAGTGGCACTACTTCCCGACCGGCTCCGGGACGCAGGGACCGCCCTACCAGACGCTCCTGTGGACCGTCGCCGGCGTCGCCATCGTCGGCGTCGTCGCCGTGACGGCCTTCGGCGTCCTCCGGACCCGCAGCGGGGGAGGTGGGGGCTGA